Proteins from one Caldanaerobius fijiensis DSM 17918 genomic window:
- a CDS encoding DUF58 domain-containing protein, producing the protein MEIEKDRLTVGEETIIRLTVKNTYPVFYPYVTISESFLGLMLDSTLHPLENRVVDKKFVPVRYGVYRLGPIKVDVKDGFRIFTYSQNIKEYVKIKVYPGLIPLKNLPLKAHQQFGRITVNDQMYEDYTSIADIRKYVSGDSLKKIHWRTSAKKAELYVKKFDQLADNAMSIFFDRYEHHYLDEKIDEMAMECCASLIRYCFDMGIPVQVITSRNVIEAKGFYQFTDVMDQIILLEPKEDVKISDVIKSHEGVSYTGNSISIITPNLDTDLINRLMFLKAKGFGVMLFLICRTEKIPKNLNDITFLNSSGINVKTLYVKT; encoded by the coding sequence TTGGAAATTGAAAAAGACCGCTTGACTGTTGGTGAAGAGACTATTATAAGATTGACTGTAAAGAACACTTATCCTGTCTTTTATCCATATGTGACGATAAGCGAAAGTTTTTTAGGTTTGATGCTTGATTCTACTTTACATCCTCTGGAAAACAGAGTGGTGGATAAAAAATTTGTGCCCGTTCGTTATGGGGTGTATAGGTTAGGGCCAATAAAAGTGGATGTGAAAGATGGTTTTAGAATCTTCACATATTCCCAAAATATAAAGGAGTACGTAAAAATAAAGGTATATCCAGGGCTTATACCTCTGAAGAACTTGCCATTGAAAGCCCATCAGCAGTTTGGCAGAATTACAGTAAATGACCAGATGTATGAAGATTATACCAGTATAGCAGATATTAGAAAATATGTATCCGGGGACAGTTTAAAAAAAATCCATTGGAGGACATCTGCAAAAAAAGCTGAACTATATGTTAAAAAATTTGATCAATTAGCAGACAATGCCATGAGTATTTTTTTTGATAGATATGAGCACCATTATCTTGATGAAAAGATTGACGAGATGGCCATGGAATGTTGTGCATCGCTTATAAGGTATTGTTTTGATATGGGAATACCGGTACAGGTTATAACTTCCAGGAACGTCATTGAAGCCAAAGGTTTCTACCAGTTTACAGATGTGATGGATCAGATAATATTGCTAGAACCCAAAGAGGATGTAAAAATTTCAGATGTTATAAAAAGTCATGAGGGTGTTTCATACACAGGCAATTCTATATCGATAATTACGCCAAATTTGGATACAGATCTGATCAATAGACTTATGTTTCTAAAGGCCAAGGGTTTTGGCGTTATGCTTTTCTTAATATGCCGGACAGAAAAAATACCTAAGAATTTAAATGATATAACTTTTTTAAACAGCAGCGGCATAAATGTAAAAACTTTGTATGTAAAAACCTAA
- a CDS encoding DUF3488 domain-containing protein, with protein MAKKWIMFILSISMAFIINMSISKGLASPYAPVAVLFFTIIFVLLAVGILKYPWYSLALAGYVFAFTAYPYLYGEKSKYVKNFINWSIAYASGNEQINSYIIPLSIFMYAVISFTIYAFVVKLKAFYIAVGTGICIFAIQWYGFVDHAYTYMLYFIAVSLIYYAVAKCPDQVVDTGIIGWGLIASVVIMGTFHIMPVNVKPVSWQPLDQWVQDTFPIVRTWRGGDIAGPATTGFSEGPQRLGGPAVADDRVVFYVKTTAESLYLRGAVYDTYDGKTWKNSHEKWTVNRDGIIPLTYSKNVRGRNISIEIMEGQIKTNVLFSALQPIYVKIPDGTFINDEDMQLRYNGQVSSGFKYTVTFFSTYSRSKGDENL; from the coding sequence TTGGCAAAGAAATGGATTATGTTTATTTTATCGATTTCTATGGCATTTATAATAAATATGTCTATATCTAAAGGCCTTGCATCGCCTTATGCACCGGTTGCCGTGTTGTTTTTTACAATAATCTTTGTGCTGCTGGCCGTGGGTATTTTAAAATACCCGTGGTATAGCCTTGCTTTAGCTGGTTATGTGTTTGCTTTTACGGCATATCCATACTTGTATGGGGAAAAATCAAAATATGTAAAAAATTTCATAAACTGGTCTATTGCTTATGCATCTGGGAATGAACAAATAAATAGTTATATAATACCGCTTTCTATATTTATGTATGCTGTGATATCTTTCACGATATATGCTTTTGTGGTTAAATTGAAGGCATTTTATATAGCTGTTGGCACAGGTATATGTATTTTTGCTATTCAATGGTATGGTTTTGTAGACCATGCGTATACGTACATGTTATATTTTATCGCCGTGAGCCTGATATATTATGCGGTAGCAAAGTGTCCTGATCAGGTGGTGGATACAGGTATAATCGGTTGGGGACTTATAGCGTCTGTGGTAATAATGGGTACATTTCACATTATGCCTGTGAATGTGAAGCCTGTTTCCTGGCAACCGCTTGACCAATGGGTTCAAGATACGTTTCCAATAGTGAGGACATGGCGCGGCGGTGATATTGCAGGACCTGCGACTACGGGTTTTTCTGAGGGGCCTCAACGCTTAGGTGGGCCTGCTGTTGCTGACGATCGGGTAGTGTTTTATGTAAAGACAACCGCGGAAAGCCTTTATTTAAGAGGTGCGGTCTACGATACATATGACGGAAAAACATGGAAGAATAGCCATGAAAAATGGACAGTAAACAGAGATGGAATCATACCATTGACCTATAGTAAAAATGTCAGAGGTAGGAATATCTCTATTGAAATAATGGAGGGTCAAATAAAGACAAACGTGCTTTTTAGCGCTTTACAACCTATATATGTAAAAATACCTGATGGCACTTTTATAAACGATGAGGACATGCAATTACGCTATAACGGCCAGGTGAGTAGCGGCTTTAAATATACCGTTACATTTTTTTCAACCTATAGTAGATCCAAAGGAGATGAAAACTTATAA
- a CDS encoding DUF4129 domain-containing transglutaminase family protein, whose product MKTYKSLKVPSDMKKYLQLPEELPQRVKDLARQLTGIYDSPFEKAMAIQTYLRQFSYDLNVPAAPSNRDFTDYFLFDLKKGYCTYYASAMTVMLRSIGIPARYVTGFVYQSTGDENIKEDYKPVTNASAHAWVEAYFPGYGWINFEPTPFYLPLYFEASYSSSNSPWMVGPNGMTDWYMNIYANNSVTPSTSVIDNNSEHNVKDNKTDIAANKKDFARLKSKSEYNGKTNLKAMYIFIFLFFILIVSIVSSIIIKKKKLIAHMDPRERAIWQFEGILHALAKKGFVKRTGETVLEFADRVSKHLEYEINFRDVASAFNRIRYAKDLRAGDIEIVHKFYCMVKK is encoded by the coding sequence ATGAAAACTTATAAATCTCTAAAAGTACCCAGTGACATGAAGAAATATCTACAGCTCCCGGAGGAGTTGCCGCAAAGAGTAAAGGATTTAGCGCGTCAGCTAACTGGTATATATGATTCGCCTTTTGAAAAGGCCATGGCTATACAAACTTACCTCAGACAATTTAGTTATGACTTAAATGTTCCGGCGGCGCCTTCCAATAGGGATTTTACCGATTACTTTTTGTTTGATTTAAAAAAGGGCTACTGCACTTACTATGCGTCAGCCATGACTGTCATGCTTAGAAGTATAGGTATTCCAGCGAGATATGTGACTGGTTTTGTGTACCAATCAACTGGTGATGAAAATATAAAAGAAGATTATAAACCGGTTACCAACGCATCAGCTCATGCATGGGTTGAGGCATATTTCCCGGGTTATGGTTGGATAAACTTCGAACCCACACCCTTTTACCTGCCTTTGTATTTTGAGGCTAGTTACTCGAGTAGCAATTCACCATGGATGGTAGGACCTAATGGTATGACCGATTGGTACATGAATATTTATGCTAATAATAGCGTTACACCATCGACTTCTGTGATAGATAATAATAGTGAACACAATGTGAAAGATAACAAAACCGATATAGCAGCAAACAAAAAAGATTTTGCACGCTTGAAAAGTAAAAGCGAATACAACGGGAAAACAAATCTTAAAGCCATGTATATATTTATCTTCCTGTTTTTTATACTGATAGTTTCAATAGTATCAAGCATTATAATAAAGAAAAAGAAACTTATAGCGCATATGGATCCAAGGGAAAGGGCTATATGGCAATTTGAAGGGATATTACATGCACTAGCAAAAAAAGGCTTTGTAAAGCGTACGGGCGAAACGGTTTTGGAATTTGCTGATAGGGTTTCAAAGCATCTGGAATACGAGATAAACTTTCGCGATGTGGCTTCGGCATTTAACAGGATAAGATATGCGAAAGATTTGCGAGCCGGAGATATAGAAATAGTGCATAAATTTTATTGCATGGTTAAAAAATGA
- a CDS encoding bifunctional heptose 7-phosphate kinase/heptose 1-phosphate adenyltransferase, giving the protein MIYEDVEKTVSKFPEISILVVGDYFLDKYLIVDRAKDEPSLETGLTAYQVVNKRLSPGAAGTVVNNLKALGVGRVITLGIIGEDGEGYDLEKGLKAIKADTSGLIKTPYRVTPTYTKPMSLENGVETEMNRLDIKNWTPTPKELEDQVIERLYDLSPLVDAVIVLDQVTEKDCGVVTARVKKAISELGRNKKDFIIYADSRAYIGDFTDIMVKCNVHELMKVFGKNADDISENEVEEYAKKLGNKTGRTVFITMGEKGQMVVSGEKTVKVPAIKVEGPIDIVGAGDSTTAGTVAAMCAGLLPQDAALIGNIVASITIQQIGTTGVATPEQVLERARSVLVDI; this is encoded by the coding sequence TTGATTTATGAGGATGTGGAAAAAACGGTATCAAAATTTCCCGAAATTTCTATTTTAGTCGTAGGAGATTACTTCTTAGATAAATACCTGATAGTAGATAGAGCAAAGGATGAACCGTCCCTGGAAACAGGTCTTACGGCGTACCAGGTAGTCAATAAGAGGTTGAGTCCTGGAGCTGCAGGTACGGTGGTTAACAATTTGAAAGCATTGGGAGTGGGAAGAGTTATAACACTGGGTATTATCGGCGAAGATGGCGAGGGGTACGACCTGGAAAAGGGATTAAAAGCAATTAAAGCAGATACCAGTGGGCTTATTAAAACTCCATATAGGGTTACGCCCACTTATACTAAACCCATGAGCCTTGAAAATGGAGTAGAAACAGAAATGAACAGGCTGGATATAAAGAACTGGACGCCGACTCCTAAAGAATTGGAGGATCAGGTGATAGAGAGGCTTTACGATCTATCGCCTCTGGTAGATGCCGTGATAGTGCTGGATCAGGTGACCGAAAAGGATTGTGGCGTGGTAACGGCTAGGGTGAAAAAGGCAATTTCCGAGCTGGGACGTAACAAAAAAGACTTTATCATATATGCGGATTCCAGGGCGTATATCGGTGATTTTACTGACATAATGGTTAAGTGTAATGTCCATGAACTCATGAAGGTATTTGGCAAAAATGCTGATGACATTAGTGAAAATGAGGTTGAAGAATACGCTAAAAAGCTTGGGAACAAAACGGGCAGGACAGTTTTTATCACAATGGGTGAAAAAGGCCAGATGGTCGTCAGCGGTGAAAAAACTGTAAAAGTTCCTGCTATAAAAGTAGAAGGCCCCATAGATATCGTAGGTGCCGGTGATAGTACTACTGCCGGCACGGTAGCAGCTATGTGTGCAGGTTTGCTTCCTCAAGATGCGGCTTTAATAGGCAATATCGTCGCGTCAATAACTATACAGCAGATAGGTACTACAGGTGTAGCTACGCCTGAGCAGGTTTTAGAAAGGGCCAGGAGCGTACTCGTCGATATTTAG
- a CDS encoding inorganic diphosphatase — protein MSIWHDIRSDRIAPERFIAVIEISAGSKKKYELDKETGYIKLDRILYTSTHYPANYGFIPRTYSEDGDPLDVLVLCQEELDPLILVECYPIGAIKMIDDEDIDEKIIAVPVKDPAFNVYEDIYDLPPHIMQEISHFFEVYKELEHKETSVKEVYGKKEAIEIIRKAIERYKKEFGDNYKS, from the coding sequence ATGAGCATCTGGCATGACATACGCAGCGATAGAATAGCACCAGAAAGATTTATAGCTGTTATAGAGATATCCGCGGGCAGCAAGAAAAAATACGAACTGGATAAAGAAACAGGGTATATAAAACTGGATAGGATTTTGTATACCTCAACCCATTATCCTGCTAACTACGGGTTCATTCCCAGGACATATTCTGAAGATGGAGACCCACTGGATGTCCTGGTACTGTGTCAGGAAGAGCTGGATCCATTGATTCTGGTTGAGTGCTATCCTATTGGTGCAATCAAGATGATAGACGATGAGGATATAGACGAAAAGATCATAGCTGTGCCGGTAAAAGATCCTGCTTTTAATGTATATGAGGATATATACGATTTGCCTCCCCATATCATGCAAGAAATATCCCACTTTTTTGAGGTTTATAAGGAACTAGAGCATAAGGAAACCAGCGTCAAAGAGGTTTATGGGAAAAAAGAAGCCATTGAGATTATAAGAAAGGCCATTGAGCGATATAAAAAAGAATTTGGAGATAATTATAAGTCGTAA
- a CDS encoding AAA family ATPase, whose protein sequence is MSYKFDVAKLINNIQKVIVGKESTIRLMIIALLSGGHVLIEDMPGVGKTTLVKALAKSLNCSFSRIQFTPDILPSDITGASVFNQKTHDFEFKKGPIFSQIILADEINRASPKTQSSLLEVMEEGQVTVDGNTYSVDDPFMVLATQNPIEYEGTYPLPESQLDRFMMKISMGYPDHWEEKAIIKRFIEQDVLKEITPVMTVEELRELKKSVSQVYVHDSILTYIVNIVQRTRDNQYVYLGASPRASLMLAKAAQANALINDRDYVIPDDVKLLAISLLSHRIVLKPEYRLKGMNNEELLKELLNEVSVPVVRDYA, encoded by the coding sequence ATAAGTTACAAATTTGATGTAGCGAAACTGATTAACAACATCCAGAAAGTCATTGTCGGAAAAGAATCAACGATAAGGCTCATGATCATTGCTCTTTTATCCGGTGGGCACGTATTGATAGAGGACATGCCAGGGGTGGGTAAGACCACATTGGTGAAAGCGCTTGCTAAATCGCTCAACTGCTCTTTTAGCAGAATTCAGTTTACGCCGGACATTCTTCCGTCGGATATAACAGGAGCGTCAGTATTTAATCAAAAAACGCATGATTTTGAGTTTAAAAAAGGTCCTATTTTTAGTCAGATAATATTAGCTGATGAAATAAACAGGGCATCGCCTAAAACCCAGTCTAGTTTGTTGGAAGTTATGGAAGAAGGGCAGGTTACGGTGGACGGCAATACATATTCTGTTGACGATCCTTTTATGGTATTGGCCACACAGAATCCTATAGAATACGAAGGTACATATCCTTTGCCAGAGTCTCAGCTGGACAGGTTTATGATGAAGATATCTATGGGCTATCCCGATCACTGGGAAGAGAAGGCGATTATCAAAAGATTCATAGAACAGGATGTGCTAAAAGAAATTACCCCGGTCATGACTGTAGAAGAGCTTAGGGAGCTAAAAAAAAGCGTGAGCCAGGTTTACGTGCATGATAGTATTCTCACATATATTGTGAATATCGTGCAGAGGACGAGAGATAATCAATACGTTTATCTAGGAGCAAGTCCCAGGGCGTCCCTTATGCTGGCGAAAGCAGCTCAAGCCAATGCTCTTATAAACGATCGCGACTATGTGATACCAGATGACGTAAAATTGCTGGCAATATCTCTACTATCTCATAGGATAGTACTAAAGCCGGAATACAGATTAAAAGGTATGAATAATGAAGAGCTCTTAAAAGAATTGTTAAACGAAGTTAGTGTTCCTGTGGTGAGAGATTATGCTTAA